In Pleuronectes platessa chromosome 4, fPlePla1.1, whole genome shotgun sequence, the following proteins share a genomic window:
- the gas1a gene encoding growth arrest-specific protein 1a has protein sequence MATPGASLAQSVCRTASTLSCVLLFLGCFSVASPSHGRRLICWQAIMNCQAEPECNYAYEHYTRACGPVLLGERKRCPSHCISSLVQLNLTRNGPALEDCSCAHDSVCTSTKRAIEPCLPRTTSTGCTEARRQCERDQQCSSAMHDYLNHCGKLFSGAVCTNACRNVIANMRKIPKGQQLDACMCDGTERAICEFVKSSMKVLCFDSPPVDRFEASGYDSLDQEDDDDEEIVDPDYPEELGSRRAAAPPAHGSAVTLLATILALLALV, from the coding sequence ATGGCAACCCCTGGCGCATCGTTGGCACAGAGCGTCTGCAGGACCGCGTCCACCCTGAGCTGCGttctgttgtttctgggctGCTTCTCCGTGGCCTCGCCGTCCCACGGCCGGCGGCTGATCTGCTGGCAAGCCATCATGAACTGCCAAGCCGAACCCGAGTGCAATTACGCGTACGAGCACTACACGCGCGCCTGTGGCCCGGTGCTGTTAGgcgagaggaagaggtgtcccAGCCACTGCATCTCCTCGCTGGTCCAGCTCAACCTCACCCGGAACGGCCCGGCGCTGGAGGACTGCAGCTGCGCGCACGACTCGGTGTGTACGAGCACCAAGCGGGCCATCGAGCCGTGCCTGCCCAGGACGACCAGCACCGGCTGCACGGAGGCGCGGCGCCAGTGCGAGCGGGACCAGCAGTGCAGCTCCGCCATGCACGACTACTTGAACCACTGCGGGAAACTTTTCAGCGGCGCCGTGTGCACGAACGCATGCCGGAACGTGATCGCGAACATGCGTAAAATACCAAAGGGTCAGCAGCTGGACGCTTGCATGTGCGACGGCACGGAGCGGGCCATCTGCGAGTTCGTGAAGAGCAGCATGAAGGTGCTGTGCTTCGACTCGCCACCGGTGGATAGGTTCGAAGCCAGCGGTTACGACAGTTTGGACCAGGAGGACGACGACGACGAGGAAATCGTGGATCCGGACTATCCGGAGGAGCTGGGGAGCCGAAGAGCCGCTGCTCCGCCGGCGCACGGCTCGGCTGTGACCCTGCTGGCAACCATTTTGGCTCTGCTGGCCCTCGTTTGA